One window of the Melanotaenia boesemani isolate fMelBoe1 chromosome 14, fMelBoe1.pri, whole genome shotgun sequence genome contains the following:
- the LOC121652458 gene encoding cartilage oligomeric matrix protein, protein MLWFLELTCVLCLGGHAVAGQRDGEIISQIKMTNLALAEIKELLKQQIKEIVFLKNTVMECEACGMGGIPTRPSCVPNPCHPGVECKETPQGIKCGPCPDGMEGNGTHCTDVDECTVMPCHMGVRCINTSPGFRCGSCPAGYTGPQVQGVGLAYATANKQVCKDINECEGPNHGCVENSVCMNTPGSFRCGPCKSGYVGDQRRGCKPERSCGNGQPNPCHASAECIVHREGTIECQCGVGWAGNGYFCGPDTDIDGFPDEKLNCPERNCNKDNCLTVPNSGQEDADNDGIGDACDEDADGDGILNTQDNCVLVPNVDQRNIDEDDYGDACDNCRAVKNNDQKDTDVDKFGDECDEDIDGDGIPNHLDNCKRVPNVDQKDRDGDKVGDACDSCPYVPNPDQMDVDNDLIGDPCDTNKDSDGDGHQDSRDNCPAVINSSQLDTDKDGKGDECDDDDDNDGIPDLLPPGPDNCRLIPNPLQEDSDGDGVGNVCEKDFDNDTIVDTIDVCPENAEVTLTDFREYQTVVLDPEGDAQIDPNWVVLNQGREIVQTMNSDPGLAVGYTAFSGVDFEGTFHVNTVTDDDYAGFIFGYQDSSSFYVVMWKQVEQIYWQANPFRAVAEPGIQLKAVKSNTGPGENLRNALWHTGDTSDQVKLLWKDSRNVGWKDKTSYRWFLQHRPADGYIRVRFFEGPQMVADTGVIIDATMRGGRLGVFCFSQENIIWANLRYRCNDTLPEDFDTYRVQQVQLVA, encoded by the exons ATGCTGTGGTTTCTAGAGCTGACCTGCGTGCTCTGCCTGGGAGGACACGCTGTCGCAGGACAGAGAG ATGGGGAGATCATCAGTCAGATTAAAATGACTAACCTCGCCTTGGCTGAGATTAAAGAATTGCTGAAACAACAG ATTAAAGAAATAGTATTCCTGAAGAACACAGTGATGGAGTGTGAAGCCTGCG GGATGGGAGGTATTCCAACTCGTCCCTCCTGTGTTCCCAACCCCTGCCACCCTGGAGTGGAATGTAAGGAGACTCCTCAGGGTATAAAATGTGGACCCTGTCCTGATGGCATGGAGGGTAATGGCACCCACTGCACTGATGTGGACGAG TGCACAGTGATGCCCTGTCACATGGGTGTTCGCTGCATCAACACCTCCCCTGGCTTCCGTTGTGGCTCATGTCCTGCAGGATACACCGGACCTCAGGTCCAGGGTGTTGGCCTCGCCTACGCCACTGCCAACAAACAG GTTTGCAAAGATATCAATGAGTGTGAAGGTCCCAACCATGGCTGTGTGGAAAACTCTGTGTGTATGAACACACCT GGCTCATTCAGGTGTGGTCCCTGTAAGTCCGGCTATGTTGGGGATCAAAGACGTGGGTGTAAACCTGAGAGATCCTGTGGAAATGGCCAGCCCAACCCCTGCCACGCCAGTGCTGAGTGTATTGTTCACCGAGAGGGAACCATCGAATGTCAG TGTGGAGTTGGATGGGCTGGCAATGGCTACTTTTGTGGTCCCGATACTGACATCGATGGTTTTCCTGATGAAAAACTAAATTGTCCTGAGAGGAACTGCAACAAG GATAACTGTCTTACTGTGCCCAACTCTGGTCAAGAAGATGCTGACAATGATGGAATTGGGGATGCCTGTGATGAAGATGCAGATGGGGATGGGATCCTCAATACACAG GACAACTGTGTGCTGGTGCCTAACGTGGACCAGAGAAACATTGATGAGGATGACTATGGTGATGCCTGTGACAACTGTCGTGCAGTCAAAAACAATGACCAAAAGGACACAGACGTCGACAAATTTGGTGATGAATGTGATGAAGATATTGATGGAGATG GAATCCCTAATCACCTGGATAATTGCAAAAGGGTTCCCAATGTCGATCAGAAAGATCGAGATGGAGACAAAGTGGGAGATGCCTGTGACAGCTGTCCTTATGTTCCTAACCCTGACCAG ATGGATGTGGACAATGACTTGATTGGAGATCCCTGTGATACTAACAAAGACAG TGATGGTGATGGCCACCAAGATTCCCGGGACAACTGCCCAGCTGTAATTAACAGCTCTCAGCTGGACACCGACAAAGATGGAAAGGGAGATgagtgtgatgatgatgacgataaTGATGGCATCCCAGACCTGCTGCcgcctggtccagacaactgccgCCTAATTCCCAACCCACTGCAGGAGGACTCTGATG GTGATGGTGTAGGTAATGTGTGTGAGAAGGATTTTGACAATGACACCATAGTCGACACCATTGATGTTTGTCCAGAAAATGCTGAGGTTACCCTCACCGACTTCAGGGAGTATCAGACAGTTGTTCTAGACCCTGAAGGAGATGCACAGATTGACCCCAATTGGGTGGTGCTGAACCAG GGAAGAGAGATTGTTCAGACGATGAACAGTGACCCTGGGTTGGCTGTTG GTTACACTGCATTCAGTGGTGTGGATTTTGAAGGTACGTTTCATGTAAATACGGTAACAGACGACGACTATGCTGGGTTTATCTTCGGCTACCAGGACAGCTCCAGTTTCTACGTGGTCATGTGGAAGCAGGTGGAACAGATCTACTGGCAAGCAAACCCGTTCAGAGCTGTGGCAGAACCTGGCATCCAGCTGAAG GCTGTAAAGTCAAACACAGGTCCAGGGGAGAACCTGAGGAATGCTCTGTGGCACACCGGTGACACCAGTGATCAGGTGAAACTCTTGTGGAAAGACTCTCGCAATGTTGGCTGGAAGGACAAGACATCATACCGCTGGTTCCTCCAGCACCGGCCAGCTGACGGCTACATCAG AGTTCGTTTCTTTGAGGGTCCTCAGATGGTGGCAGATACGGGTGTCATCATAGATGCCACGATGAGAGGAGGCCGACTAGGAGTCTTCTGCTTCTCCCAAGAGAACATTATATGGGCCAACCTGCGTTATCGCTGCAATG ACACTCTTCCTGAGGACTTTGACACCTACAGAGTCCAGCAAGTCCAACTGGTGGCCTGA